One part of the Corynebacterium aurimucosum ATCC 700975 genome encodes these proteins:
- a CDS encoding DUF3000 domain-containing protein — translation MSNSDVSSRNLAGAPTNLHDRAAASSAESRPAEPSTPTAFTEAVESLHAARLRPEITLGTIRPPQRLTPFSHAIGLEVERKEHGDLIPTDSEGDAFGRLILLHDPGAEEAWEGAMRLVAYIQADLDDAVAGDPLLPDVAWEWLTESLDVREATHTNLGGTVTSTASVRFGEIGGPPRAYQLEMRASWTASGLDLAPHVEAFAQVLSLVAGLPPEGVAELGR, via the coding sequence GTGAGCAATTCCGACGTTTCTTCGCGCAACCTCGCAGGGGCACCGACCAACCTGCACGATCGCGCCGCCGCCTCTTCCGCCGAATCGCGCCCTGCGGAGCCGAGCACTCCGACCGCCTTCACGGAGGCCGTCGAGTCCCTCCATGCCGCACGGCTGCGCCCAGAAATCACCTTGGGCACCATCCGCCCACCGCAACGCCTGACCCCCTTCAGCCACGCCATCGGCCTCGAAGTTGAGCGCAAAGAACACGGGGACCTTATCCCAACTGACTCTGAAGGCGATGCCTTCGGCCGCCTCATCCTGCTGCACGACCCAGGCGCTGAGGAAGCCTGGGAAGGTGCGATGCGCCTGGTGGCCTACATCCAGGCAGACTTGGACGATGCCGTCGCCGGCGATCCGCTGCTTCCCGACGTCGCCTGGGAATGGCTCACTGAATCCCTCGACGTGCGCGAAGCTACCCATACGAACTTGGGCGGCACCGTCACCTCGACCGCTTCCGTTCGTTTCGGCGAAATCGGCGGACCACCGCGCGCCTACCAATTAGAAATGCGCGCCTCGTGGACTGCATCCGGCCTGGATCTTGCCCCACACGTCGAAGCTTTTGCGCAAGTCCTCTCCCTCGTCGCTGGTTTGCCGCCAGAGGGCGTAGCCGAACTCGGACGCTAA
- the hemQ gene encoding hydrogen peroxide-dependent heme synthase has translation MSKVNFAELNKVQRYSQHAVFQVIPGALGTEREEIVAQAQKFFSELEEAGVVTVRGIYDLSGMRESADYMIWWHAEEFADIQKAFADFRRETVLGQVSEVTWVGNALHRPAEFNKSHLPSFIMGEEPGEWISVYPFVRSYDWYTMDEEKRRRILMEHGMQARDYPDVRANTVPAFALGDYEWILAFEAPELHRIVDLMYLMRYTEARHHVREEIPFHTGRRVKDVAELIAILP, from the coding sequence ATGTCGAAGGTCAACTTCGCCGAGCTCAACAAGGTCCAGCGCTATTCGCAACACGCGGTGTTCCAGGTCATCCCGGGTGCGTTGGGCACGGAGCGCGAGGAGATCGTCGCGCAGGCGCAGAAGTTCTTCTCTGAACTCGAGGAAGCAGGCGTGGTTACCGTGCGCGGTATCTATGATCTGTCCGGGATGCGGGAGAGCGCTGATTACATGATCTGGTGGCACGCTGAGGAATTCGCCGACATCCAGAAGGCCTTCGCGGACTTCCGCCGCGAGACCGTCCTGGGCCAGGTTTCTGAGGTGACGTGGGTGGGAAATGCCCTGCACCGCCCGGCGGAGTTCAACAAGTCCCACCTGCCGTCCTTCATCATGGGTGAGGAGCCCGGTGAGTGGATTTCCGTCTACCCCTTCGTGCGTTCCTACGATTGGTACACCATGGATGAGGAAAAGCGTCGTCGTATCCTCATGGAGCACGGCATGCAGGCACGCGATTACCCGGATGTGCGCGCGAACACTGTGCCGGCCTTCGCGCTGGGTGACTATGAGTGGATCCTGGCCTTTGAGGCTCCGGAACTGCACCGCATCGTGGACCTGATGTACCTGATGCGCTACACCGAGGCTCGCCACCACGTGCGTGAGGAGATTCCCTTCCACACGGGTCGCCGCGTGAAGGATGTGGCGGAGCTAATCGCGATTCTGCCTTAA
- a CDS encoding glycosyltransferase family 87 protein, producing MTSPAPSLSAPARLWTAAAWPAAIVVVFHRIFVLAFNGTVTDDFGTVYRAIRNLWEGTPVYEQNYSFVEPLYLYNPGATVLLSPLGLVSEEHARIAFILANAAAIIAALAVLTRFVGHSLRGPLWPVSIAAAFATESVINTLVFTNINGLLLLAMVAFLALLDKHGWAAGLCIGLAIVVKPQFAPLLFLALVRKRWLTVGLGVAVPLVANLAAWPFVPGVEGFRANLLPYLSTTRDYANASWPGVRAYFDLPGIIYYPIWLLFAALAAVAILGLLRWRDSEPTFWALSTSGAIMVGIFFLSSLGQQYYSMWLIPMLFTAVLARSVFHTWGAWLAAFLFLAPLEWTSASMPTAAHWMSVFIATLGWGLLIVVTAASVSGWWTAERGTSSKPQASDRIPA from the coding sequence GTGACTTCTCCGGCTCCCTCGCTCTCAGCTCCTGCGCGACTATGGACGGCCGCCGCGTGGCCCGCCGCCATTGTTGTGGTCTTTCATCGCATCTTCGTGCTCGCCTTCAACGGCACGGTGACTGATGATTTCGGCACCGTCTACCGCGCCATCCGGAACCTATGGGAGGGCACCCCGGTCTACGAGCAAAACTATTCCTTCGTCGAACCGCTCTACCTGTATAACCCAGGCGCCACGGTCCTCCTGTCCCCCTTGGGGCTCGTGTCCGAGGAACACGCGCGCATCGCCTTCATTCTGGCCAACGCCGCAGCCATCATTGCCGCTTTGGCCGTGCTGACCCGCTTCGTAGGCCACAGCCTGCGAGGCCCGTTGTGGCCGGTCAGCATCGCCGCGGCCTTCGCTACCGAATCAGTCATCAACACGTTGGTCTTTACCAATATCAACGGTTTATTGTTGCTCGCAATGGTGGCGTTCCTGGCCTTGCTGGATAAACACGGCTGGGCCGCTGGCTTGTGCATCGGACTGGCAATCGTGGTCAAGCCGCAATTTGCCCCGCTGCTCTTCCTCGCCCTCGTACGCAAGCGCTGGCTCACTGTGGGCTTGGGCGTAGCTGTACCGCTGGTAGCCAACCTTGCAGCCTGGCCGTTCGTCCCCGGTGTGGAGGGCTTCCGCGCCAACCTTCTTCCTTACCTGTCCACCACGCGCGATTATGCCAACGCCTCGTGGCCGGGCGTGCGCGCCTACTTCGATCTCCCCGGCATCATCTACTACCCCATCTGGTTGCTCTTCGCGGCGCTAGCGGCAGTGGCGATCCTCGGCCTACTGCGCTGGCGCGACAGTGAACCCACCTTTTGGGCGCTGAGCACCAGTGGTGCCATCATGGTCGGGATCTTCTTCCTTTCCTCCTTAGGCCAGCAGTACTACTCCATGTGGCTTATCCCCATGCTGTTTACGGCGGTGCTTGCGCGCTCGGTCTTCCACACGTGGGGAGCATGGCTGGCCGCATTTTTATTCTTGGCGCCGCTCGAGTGGACGTCGGCCAGCATGCCCACCGCCGCGCACTGGATGAGCGTCTTCATCGCCACCCTTGGTTGGGGACTGCTCATCGTGGTCACCGCCGCCTCTGTCTCAGGCTGGTGGACCGCGGAGCGAGGCACTAGCTCCAAGCCTCAAGCGAGCGATAGAATCCCCGCATGA
- a CDS encoding TDT family transporter has protein sequence MQLPKYGPSWAGSLMGTSIASTLSGLHGLRVGQIVFALIAAVLLVIFTVGAKNEPPRHQNMAAWGMYTMGLLACGSAWTALTGTDAFQLASWWIGAPLSVVVCLWQLWGLFKQQDHYDKPAFPWGLALVSPMVAATSAGQLAINHGQFYHYAGELCFFLTFITAIPLFAYCYWSLVRCQDRPREAAAGTAWIPLGVVGQSTAASTLLFDAHLYGIIMFIIGAPCVVFAMYCFYQAVVAWAPYGPGWWGSTFPVGTLCLGSWDEGWHRLSLALLVLLLLHWGASALRFGTWRFQRA, from the coding sequence GTGCAGTTGCCAAAGTACGGCCCATCCTGGGCAGGCTCCTTGATGGGAACCTCAATTGCGTCAACTTTGTCGGGTTTGCATGGTCTACGCGTAGGCCAAATTGTTTTTGCTCTTATCGCAGCTGTTCTGCTGGTGATTTTTACCGTGGGCGCGAAAAATGAACCGCCTCGACACCAGAATATGGCTGCGTGGGGCATGTACACGATGGGCCTGCTGGCGTGCGGCTCGGCATGGACCGCGCTGACCGGAACCGATGCCTTCCAGTTGGCAAGTTGGTGGATTGGCGCACCGCTTTCGGTCGTGGTCTGCCTGTGGCAGCTGTGGGGGTTGTTCAAACAGCAAGACCACTACGACAAGCCCGCGTTTCCTTGGGGGCTGGCGCTGGTCTCCCCCATGGTGGCGGCGACCTCCGCGGGTCAATTGGCTATCAATCACGGGCAGTTCTACCACTATGCCGGTGAGCTTTGCTTCTTCCTCACGTTCATCACCGCAATTCCGCTGTTCGCTTATTGCTATTGGTCTTTAGTACGCTGTCAAGATAGGCCGCGCGAGGCGGCTGCGGGTACGGCATGGATCCCACTCGGCGTGGTTGGACAGTCAACGGCGGCCTCGACACTGCTTTTTGACGCCCACCTCTACGGCATCATCATGTTCATCATTGGTGCGCCCTGCGTAGTATTCGCAATGTATTGCTTTTACCAAGCGGTAGTTGCGTGGGCCCCTTATGGCCCAGGCTGGTGGGGCTCCACATTCCCTGTCGGCACTTTGTGCCTTGGCTCCTGGGATGAAGGCTGGCACCGGTTGTCCCTTGCTTTATTGGTGCTCTTGCTATTGCATTGGGGAGCCTCTGCGCTGCGCTTCGGCACATGGCGGTTCCAACGCGCCTGA
- a CDS encoding DUF3710 domain-containing protein, whose amino-acid sequence MAMWPFGKKKKDENKTEDAGKNPDVRHDEAVPESAETVDDTAASAPADSNAGPVREDSDVFHGVTGLKAVAHDAINGEMGPYDGDNVDIAEFNFEDFSVGLLDLGSMRIPLPKGSQVQVEMGQDGPRMLHILTPHGRMTPVAFAAPRTPGQWAESAEDIVQGLEADGFAAHPEDGPWGSEIVGSSDKGGIRIIGVEGPRWMYRLTLAAPAGKEEELAKLGREVVARTFIYRGEEPILAGSSLPVMLPQQLAEQVQQALKQRQQQAADADNTAAPEAASATAGAENAAEAQAREQLRDLEDNEKN is encoded by the coding sequence ATGGCGATGTGGCCCTTTGGCAAAAAGAAGAAGGACGAGAATAAGACCGAGGACGCGGGGAAGAACCCGGATGTCCGTCATGACGAGGCTGTTCCGGAGTCAGCAGAGACCGTAGACGATACCGCTGCCTCGGCTCCTGCCGATTCCAACGCTGGCCCAGTCCGCGAAGACAGCGATGTTTTTCATGGTGTTACCGGGCTTAAGGCCGTGGCGCATGATGCCATCAACGGGGAAATGGGCCCCTACGACGGCGATAACGTCGATATTGCTGAGTTTAACTTTGAGGATTTCTCGGTTGGTTTGCTGGACCTGGGTTCCATGCGCATCCCGCTGCCCAAGGGCTCGCAGGTCCAGGTGGAGATGGGCCAAGACGGCCCGCGCATGCTCCACATCCTTACGCCGCACGGCCGCATGACCCCCGTAGCTTTTGCAGCGCCGCGCACGCCAGGGCAATGGGCGGAATCTGCGGAGGATATCGTCCAAGGCTTGGAAGCCGATGGTTTTGCCGCACACCCAGAGGACGGACCTTGGGGATCTGAGATTGTTGGCTCCAGTGACAAGGGCGGTATCCGCATCATCGGTGTGGAGGGGCCGCGGTGGATGTACCGATTGACCCTGGCTGCCCCGGCGGGCAAGGAAGAAGAGCTCGCAAAGCTGGGGCGTGAAGTCGTCGCCCGCACCTTCATCTACCGTGGTGAGGAGCCTATCCTGGCCGGAAGTTCGCTTCCTGTTATGCTGCCGCAGCAACTGGCCGAACAAGTTCAGCAGGCCCTGAAGCAGCGCCAGCAGCAGGCCGCCGATGCCGACAACACTGCAGCACCGGAGGCCGCATCAGCTACCGCGGGCGCCGAGAACGCCGCGGAGGCCCAAGCCCGCGAACAGCTGCGGGATCTCGAAGACAACGAGAAGAACTAA
- a CDS encoding class I SAM-dependent RNA methyltransferase — MTKTERNAESAAITKGQSFDTTVERMGHGGVGIGAAPDGRVCFVPGAFPGDQVTVTAAKVKKSFVEAEINAVLQASPDRVESACPAAQRGAGCCDFAELDPAAEPGIKVAVLRDQLRRVGRLENVPEIEAVDVAPQRGWRTRVRLGVDKQGRAGVRKRGSTELITDVACSQLIPGLVSGLVGPGARTFSPGAEVIAVMDSDGNRHVVETRKAPRGRRVETIRETIEAPTQDVVQRADGHEFHFPPTAFWQAHIGAPDVYTQLARQWLAAEGEAEEHEATRESEVTAVAWDLYGGVGLFVPALAEVTAPEGGHTTVYSVDYSPAAAVAQPGLSDIDVHFRTAKVEQAASQLPRPARVILDPPRTGAGVEVVEAIAAAAPQRVLHIGCDPATFARDIAAWSERGYCLERLAMVNAFPGTHHFETLALLVPAA, encoded by the coding sequence ATGACTAAGACTGAGCGGAACGCTGAGAGCGCAGCCATCACCAAAGGCCAGTCTTTCGATACCACCGTCGAGCGCATGGGGCACGGCGGTGTCGGAATCGGCGCAGCACCCGACGGTCGTGTGTGTTTTGTCCCAGGCGCTTTTCCCGGAGACCAGGTGACTGTGACCGCCGCCAAGGTGAAGAAGTCTTTCGTGGAAGCCGAAATCAATGCTGTGCTCCAGGCAAGCCCTGACCGCGTTGAATCTGCCTGCCCGGCGGCACAGCGTGGTGCCGGGTGCTGCGACTTCGCTGAGCTAGACCCAGCGGCGGAGCCAGGAATCAAGGTCGCAGTTTTGCGGGATCAGCTGCGACGGGTGGGACGCCTTGAGAATGTTCCGGAAATCGAGGCCGTTGATGTGGCGCCCCAGCGAGGGTGGCGCACGCGGGTCCGGTTGGGCGTCGACAAGCAAGGGCGTGCTGGTGTGCGCAAGCGCGGATCCACAGAACTGATTACGGACGTGGCGTGCAGCCAGCTAATACCAGGCCTTGTCAGTGGTCTGGTCGGTCCTGGTGCCCGCACATTTAGCCCTGGTGCGGAGGTCATTGCGGTCATGGACAGCGACGGAAACCGTCACGTCGTGGAAACCAGGAAGGCGCCGCGCGGCCGGAGGGTCGAGACTATTCGAGAGACCATCGAGGCGCCGACGCAGGACGTAGTCCAACGCGCTGATGGCCACGAGTTTCACTTCCCACCCACCGCCTTTTGGCAGGCACATATCGGCGCACCTGATGTCTACACACAGCTTGCGCGCCAGTGGCTCGCGGCCGAAGGAGAGGCCGAAGAGCATGAGGCAACGAGGGAATCCGAGGTCACGGCAGTGGCTTGGGATCTCTACGGAGGGGTAGGGCTGTTTGTTCCCGCCCTGGCTGAAGTCACTGCACCTGAAGGCGGACACACAACGGTGTATTCCGTCGATTACTCGCCGGCGGCTGCGGTAGCGCAGCCGGGGCTTTCGGACATTGATGTGCACTTCCGGACGGCTAAGGTGGAGCAGGCCGCAAGCCAGCTGCCGCGGCCAGCAAGGGTCATTTTGGATCCCCCGCGCACCGGTGCAGGTGTTGAGGTGGTGGAGGCCATTGCTGCCGCGGCGCCGCAGCGCGTCCTTCACATTGGCTGTGACCCCGCTACATTTGCACGTGATATCGCTGCGTGGTCCGAGCGCGGCTACTGCCTGGAACGCCTAGCTATGGTGAATGCCTTTCCGGGAACACACCATTTTGAGACCTTGGCGCTGCTGGTTCCTGCGGCATAA
- the msrB gene encoding peptide-methionine (R)-S-oxide reductase MsrB, whose translation MTDFKLIADTEWRKRLSPEEYHVLREAGTEAPHVGEYTNTTTEGVYSCRACGAELFRSTEKFESHCGWPSFFSPLAGDAVIEREDNSLGMRRIEVLCANCESHLGHVFEGEGYDTPTDLRYCINSICLDLEEKPVED comes from the coding sequence ATGACTGATTTCAAGCTCATTGCTGATACTGAATGGCGCAAGCGCCTAAGCCCGGAGGAATACCACGTCCTGCGCGAGGCTGGCACCGAGGCACCCCACGTCGGTGAATACACCAACACCACCACCGAGGGCGTGTACTCCTGCCGAGCCTGCGGCGCCGAGCTCTTCCGCTCCACGGAGAAATTTGAATCGCACTGCGGCTGGCCGTCCTTCTTCTCGCCGCTGGCTGGTGACGCCGTCATTGAACGCGAGGACAATTCACTGGGCATGCGCCGCATCGAAGTGCTGTGTGCAAACTGCGAGTCCCACCTTGGACACGTCTTCGAAGGCGAAGGCTATGATACGCCGACGGACCTACGCTACTGCATCAATTCCATCTGCCTCGACCTAGAAGAAAAGCCGGTCGAGGACTAA
- a CDS encoding HRDC domain-containing protein, whose protein sequence is MSELRQVPVDGTPKVLLSPREFQAGAARLAAGTGPFAIDTERASSYRFDDRAFLVQVRREGAGTFLFAPEHHRDELHAALAPVLNGQEWVVHAAPSDLPSLAWLGLYPGMLFDTELAARFAGFAHPNLAAMVLELFDVELEKGYGDSDWSETPIPRKWRNYAALDVELLNELAVTLRDILAEQDKLDWAYEEFERIVEDHARITGPEPRSWRALKGVSSLRSREQLVVARELWQRRESIARSQDIAPNRVLSHRVLVEIARRVPRSPHEINQVKGFPRRRGGATLRWFDAVETALASPRQQWPKALRSPHPVPSKSVFNRDFPELWQLYTEIRGDFEDLGEELGMSYELILKPSLVRTVVWAACGPEGGVAGEIAADADIPDFLRSQGAREWQVELSTPLLRRGLAR, encoded by the coding sequence ATGAGCGAATTGCGCCAGGTACCGGTTGATGGAACGCCGAAAGTCCTCCTTTCTCCCCGTGAGTTTCAGGCCGGTGCCGCCCGCTTAGCCGCGGGCACGGGGCCATTTGCCATCGACACGGAACGCGCCTCGTCCTACCGTTTTGATGACCGCGCCTTCCTCGTGCAAGTCCGCCGCGAGGGTGCGGGCACGTTCTTATTCGCCCCAGAGCACCACCGCGACGAGCTCCACGCAGCACTCGCACCGGTGCTCAATGGGCAAGAGTGGGTGGTCCATGCCGCCCCTTCCGATCTCCCAAGCCTAGCGTGGCTGGGCCTATACCCAGGCATGCTGTTCGATACTGAGCTGGCTGCCCGCTTCGCCGGTTTCGCACACCCTAACTTGGCCGCAATGGTGCTGGAGCTTTTCGACGTTGAGCTGGAAAAAGGCTACGGCGATTCCGACTGGTCCGAAACCCCCATCCCGCGGAAGTGGCGCAATTATGCGGCGCTCGACGTGGAGCTTCTCAACGAGCTCGCCGTGACACTGCGAGATATTCTTGCGGAGCAGGACAAACTCGACTGGGCTTATGAAGAGTTCGAGAGGATTGTCGAAGACCATGCCCGCATCACTGGGCCTGAACCTAGGTCGTGGCGGGCTCTTAAGGGTGTCTCCTCTCTGCGATCCCGCGAGCAACTCGTGGTGGCCCGTGAGCTGTGGCAGCGGCGCGAATCCATCGCTCGCTCCCAAGACATCGCCCCTAACCGAGTGCTGTCGCACCGCGTGCTCGTCGAAATCGCTCGCCGCGTGCCCCGTTCCCCGCACGAAATCAATCAAGTTAAAGGCTTCCCCCGCCGGCGCGGCGGCGCCACCTTGCGCTGGTTCGATGCCGTCGAGACCGCCCTTGCTAGCCCGCGTCAGCAGTGGCCGAAGGCGTTGCGCAGCCCACACCCGGTTCCTTCCAAATCAGTTTTTAACCGGGATTTCCCCGAGCTGTGGCAGCTCTATACCGAGATTCGTGGTGATTTCGAAGACCTCGGTGAAGAGCTGGGCATGAGCTACGAGCTAATCCTCAAACCCAGCTTGGTCCGCACTGTAGTCTGGGCAGCCTGCGGACCTGAAGGCGGTGTGGCAGGCGAAATCGCAGCAGACGCCGATATCCCCGATTTCCTGCGTTCCCAAGGCGCACGCGAATGGCAGGTGGAGCTGTCCACGCCGCTCCTGCGTCGCGGACTAGCGCGGTAG
- the dxs gene encoding 1-deoxy-D-xylulose-5-phosphate synthase encodes MGILDSIQSPGDLKALSKTQLVELAADIRQRLIEKVSATGGHLGPNLGVVELTVAIHRVFDSPRDPIVFDTSHQSYVHKMLTGRANQFDSLRQKGGLSGYTDRGESEHDWTESSHASAALSTVDGLSKAFKIRGESHRNAVAVVGDGALTGGMCWEALNNISADKDRNVVIIVNDNGRSYSPTIGGLSENLGRIRAQHGYDEFMELGKKRLKSMGWVGERTFDALHAVKEGVKSTVLPTEMFPELGIKYIGPINGHDIDAVVRALSYARDYDGPIIVHTVTEKGHGFAPAVNEPKDQMHSTGAIDPVTGVSKGQKQPGWTAAFSEELIKAGHAREDIVAITAAMAGPTGLAPFQEEFPERFFDVGIAEQHAMASASGLALAGMHPVVAVYSTFLNRAVDQVVMDIALLKLPVTIVLDRAGVTGSDGPSHNGVWDMALMSIVPGMRIAAPRDGARLRELFNEAIAIEDGPTVVRFPKGNLLEDCEAIKRLDDGVDILRYTDAAESADEATDVLIVSIGAMSARSLGAAEVLESQGFNVTVVDPRWPVPVPQSIVALAADHDLVVTVEDGLLRGGVGSMVAEALDAADVDTPVHRLGVPGCFPKHASRGEILEEFGLTPEGIAESVSEWVAARS; translated from the coding sequence ATGGGCATTCTGGATTCCATTCAATCACCAGGCGATCTCAAAGCCCTGAGCAAGACGCAACTGGTTGAGCTCGCGGCGGATATCCGCCAACGCTTGATTGAGAAGGTGTCCGCCACGGGCGGTCACCTCGGGCCCAACCTGGGCGTTGTGGAGCTCACGGTGGCGATCCACCGCGTCTTCGATTCCCCGCGGGACCCCATCGTCTTCGATACCTCGCATCAGTCTTATGTGCACAAGATGCTCACCGGCCGTGCCAACCAGTTTGATTCCTTACGCCAGAAGGGCGGCTTATCTGGGTACACGGACCGTGGGGAATCGGAACATGACTGGACCGAATCCTCACACGCTTCGGCAGCGCTATCCACGGTGGATGGCCTTTCCAAGGCATTCAAGATTCGCGGTGAATCGCACCGCAATGCCGTGGCAGTCGTCGGTGATGGTGCCCTCACCGGTGGCATGTGCTGGGAGGCACTGAACAACATCTCTGCGGATAAAGACCGCAACGTCGTCATCATTGTTAACGACAATGGCCGCTCCTATTCGCCGACCATTGGCGGCCTTTCGGAGAACCTCGGGCGCATTCGTGCACAGCATGGTTATGACGAGTTCATGGAGCTGGGCAAGAAGCGCCTAAAGTCGATGGGCTGGGTAGGCGAGCGCACCTTTGATGCTCTGCACGCGGTCAAGGAGGGCGTAAAGTCCACCGTTCTGCCCACCGAGATGTTCCCAGAGCTGGGAATCAAATACATTGGCCCCATCAATGGCCACGATATCGACGCGGTGGTCCGGGCACTGAGCTATGCCCGGGACTATGACGGTCCCATCATCGTGCACACCGTCACGGAGAAGGGACATGGCTTTGCCCCGGCGGTCAATGAGCCGAAGGACCAGATGCACTCCACCGGAGCTATTGACCCGGTCACCGGTGTATCCAAGGGGCAGAAGCAGCCGGGGTGGACTGCGGCCTTTTCCGAGGAACTCATCAAGGCCGGTCATGCGCGCGAGGATATCGTGGCTATTACCGCTGCTATGGCGGGGCCGACGGGCCTTGCGCCTTTCCAGGAGGAATTCCCGGAGCGATTCTTCGATGTTGGCATCGCGGAACAGCATGCCATGGCCTCCGCCTCTGGTCTGGCGCTGGCCGGAATGCACCCGGTAGTGGCGGTGTACTCCACCTTCCTTAACCGTGCAGTGGACCAAGTTGTCATGGACATCGCGCTGCTCAAGCTGCCCGTCACCATCGTTCTCGACCGCGCCGGTGTCACGGGCTCTGATGGTCCATCGCACAACGGAGTGTGGGACATGGCGTTGATGAGCATCGTCCCGGGGATGCGCATTGCAGCACCACGCGATGGCGCACGCCTGCGAGAGCTTTTCAATGAGGCCATCGCTATCGAGGATGGCCCCACGGTGGTGCGCTTCCCTAAGGGCAATCTCCTGGAAGATTGTGAGGCGATCAAGCGCCTCGATGATGGGGTAGACATTTTGCGCTATACCGATGCTGCCGAATCCGCGGATGAGGCAACCGATGTGCTTATCGTCTCCATCGGAGCCATGAGTGCTCGTTCTTTGGGTGCCGCCGAGGTACTAGAGTCTCAAGGCTTCAACGTCACCGTCGTGGATCCGCGCTGGCCGGTGCCGGTCCCGCAATCCATCGTTGCACTCGCTGCTGATCATGATCTTGTGGTCACGGTGGAGGATGGCCTCTTGCGGGGTGGCGTGGGTTCCATGGTGGCGGAAGCACTCGACGCCGCGGATGTGGATACCCCAGTTCACCGCCTTGGTGTTCCTGGATGCTTCCCCAAGCATGCCAGCCGCGGAGAAATCCTTGAGGAATTCGGGCTGACCCCGGAGGGAATCGCGGAATCCGTCAGTGAGTGGGTAGCTGCTCGCAGCTAA
- a CDS encoding dihydrofolate reductase family protein, translating to MSDTALIEHLMGPDREGIRLIAVSTLHGSATIDGTSGPMGNGTDAQLFAALREWADIAVIGSATVKSEEYGPSTSTRLAVLSHSLDFAGFEEFIASGPIVLTPEERASSPEARRLANAGAEVISTGTGTMSEAIAALRAQGARRISCEGGPSVYSAFIAEGLMDKLYLTLDPHLSPSVEKPVVDGAATSPALKLELENVTAVDSTVFLRYRRTQTP from the coding sequence ATGAGTGACACCGCGCTGATCGAACACCTCATGGGGCCTGACCGAGAAGGAATCCGCTTGATCGCGGTGAGCACTCTCCACGGCTCCGCCACCATCGATGGAACCTCAGGACCGATGGGCAACGGCACCGACGCTCAGCTCTTCGCTGCACTGCGTGAGTGGGCCGACATTGCCGTCATCGGCTCAGCCACGGTGAAGTCGGAAGAGTACGGACCGTCGACAAGCACGCGGCTCGCCGTGCTCAGCCACTCCCTTGACTTTGCCGGGTTCGAGGAGTTTATAGCCTCCGGCCCCATTGTTCTTACCCCGGAGGAACGAGCGTCTTCGCCCGAGGCACGGCGCTTAGCCAACGCCGGTGCCGAAGTCATCAGCACAGGTACCGGAACCATGAGCGAGGCTATTGCTGCCCTTCGAGCCCAGGGCGCGCGCCGCATAAGTTGCGAGGGTGGACCATCCGTCTACTCCGCCTTTATCGCAGAAGGCCTCATGGACAAGCTTTATTTGACGCTTGATCCGCACCTATCCCCTTCCGTCGAAAAGCCCGTCGTCGACGGCGCGGCTACCTCCCCCGCGCTCAAGCTCGAGCTGGAGAACGTCACTGCCGTCGACAGCACGGTGTTTCTGCGCTACCGGCGCACTCAGACCCCGTAA
- a CDS encoding DUF3159 domain-containing protein, producing MTTPTPEEHDFTEHGTDPNPADTAGPSADTSPQATAVVSDSEAEPSLLEQMGGLTGLVSATLPVLVLIPVNNVWGLGPALAAALGVALAISVWRLARKETLQPAVSGLLGVAICAAIAWFTGDAKGYFLYGIWMSLVLFIVAVVSIIARWPLVGVVWKGLNGDDMGWRTVPQARRAYALATAGWAAVFIARFIVQRALYDADETTTLGIVRILMGWPLTGIVTILTVWMVRRANAAVEEAKGSEKTQGENL from the coding sequence GTGACCACCCCTACGCCTGAAGAGCACGATTTCACTGAGCACGGCACCGACCCCAACCCCGCAGATACCGCGGGGCCGAGTGCCGATACGTCACCGCAGGCAACGGCCGTGGTCTCGGATTCCGAGGCGGAACCATCGTTGCTCGAACAGATGGGAGGCCTGACTGGGCTCGTGTCCGCGACCCTGCCGGTGCTGGTTCTCATCCCGGTCAATAACGTTTGGGGTCTGGGACCAGCTCTGGCTGCGGCGCTCGGTGTGGCATTGGCCATCAGCGTGTGGCGATTGGCCCGCAAGGAGACCCTGCAGCCAGCTGTTTCCGGTCTGTTGGGCGTGGCCATCTGCGCCGCTATTGCCTGGTTTACAGGGGATGCCAAGGGCTATTTCCTTTATGGAATCTGGATGTCGCTCGTGCTGTTCATCGTGGCGGTGGTCTCTATCATCGCGCGCTGGCCACTCGTGGGCGTGGTCTGGAAGGGCCTAAACGGCGATGACATGGGTTGGCGCACAGTGCCGCAGGCGCGGCGGGCTTATGCCTTGGCAACAGCGGGGTGGGCCGCAGTTTTCATCGCCCGGTTCATCGTGCAGCGCGCGCTGTACGACGCCGACGAGACCACCACCCTCGGCATCGTCCGTATCCTCATGGGCTGGCCGCTGACCGGTATCGTCACCATCCTGACTGTTTGGATGGTGCGCCGCGCCAACGCTGCTGTTGAGGAAGCGAAGGGCTCCGAAAAGACTCAAGGAGAAAACTTATGA